One part of the Vespula pensylvanica isolate Volc-1 chromosome 18, ASM1446617v1, whole genome shotgun sequence genome encodes these proteins:
- the LOC122635596 gene encoding sodium channel protein Nach, giving the protein MLRYIICCWKVLKQYLSHCNIHGVRYLVSENTFYIERFFWLFFCILSWWGCTVMIKDSICEYIEYPVDVTTETLYINWETPFPSVAICIKFSIELKNKYNINKQYAYKKQPLTLESSGSEKINITAEELLKSYQSLQIPCKDIFANCSWNNMKFDCCSEFKPLNKTGVGYCYVINSRHIKPYDNSNIKFWINRTTENGNLVIDLIANKKSNNYIPRYITAYILDNLELPNIATLPEYVVRSIRKGYSTRTEFSTVPIYNEQLVQSFSTKQRNCRFSHETDKDSMFQIYSRDSCAIEIYIQEMIKYCGCVSFYYLAPAGTRTCNLTELQCLSENKKDILSLTTIKKKCYSLCEENTINVYHSEPIQFSHIDDEIIRIDFMSLARPFVQYRRYVVHSLLDVIVAVGSALGLFMGASILSFFEIPYWLFLRRDQIV; this is encoded by the exons ATGTTGCGATATATAATTTGCTGTTGGAAAGTGCTTAAACAATATCTAAGCCATTGCAATATCCATGGTGTTAGATATCTTGTTTCTGAAAATACTTTCTACATCGAAcg ATTCTTCTGGTTGTTCTTTTGTATACTGAGTTGGTGGGGTTGTACCGTAATGATCAAGGATAGTATCTGCGAATATATTGAATATCCTGTAGATGTTACAAcagaaacattatatataaattgggAAACTCCATTTCCTTCAGTTGCAATTTGCATCAAGTTTTCTATCGaattgaaaaacaaatacaatattaaCAAACAGTAtgcttataaaaa ACAACCATTAACATTGGAATCATCAGGAtctgagaaaataaatattactgcTGAAGAATTACTAAAAAGCTATCAATCa ttgcAGATACCATGTAAAGATATCTTTGCTAATTGCAGCTGGAACAATATGAAATTTGATTGTTGCAGTGAATTCAAACCACTGAACAAAACCGGCGTTGGTTATTGTTACGTGATTAATTCTCGACATATCAAACCATACGacaattcaaatattaaattttggaTTAATCGTACTACTGAAAATGGAAATCTTGTGATTGATCTtatagcaaataaaaaatcaaataattatattcctcGCTATATTAcc GCATATATATTGGATAATTTAGAATTACCGAATATTGCTACTCTACCTGAATACGTCGTtagatcgataagaaaaggaTATTCTACTCGAACTGAATTTTCAACGGTACCTATTTATAATGAACAACTTGTGCAATCTTTTTcaacaaaacaaagaaattgtCGATTTAGTCATGAAACTGATAAAGACAGTATGTTCCAAATTTATAGTAGAGATTCCTGTGCTATTGag atatatatacaagaaatGATTAAGTATTGTGGCTGTGtaagtttttattatcttgCTCCTGCTGGTACAAGAACATGTAATTTAACGGAATTGCAATGTTTATCtgagaataaaaaggatattttATCACTAacaactataaaaaaaaaatgttattctcTCTGTGAAGAAAACACTATAAATGT ATATCATAGTGAGCCCATACAGTTTAGTCATATAGATgacgaaataataagaatagatTTTATGTCACTGGCTCGCCCCTTCGTACAATATCGTCGATATGTTGTACACAGTCTTTTGGATGTGATAG TTGCAGTAGGAAGTGCTCTTGGATTATTTATGGGCGCCAGTATTCTCAGCTTCTTTGAAATACCTTATTggctttttcttcgtcgtgaTCAAATCGTATGA
- the LOC122635614 gene encoding uncharacterized protein LOC122635614 yields the protein MSNKRVQIVSNPDIEFEEKLLFNQNVFHRLLTAEDIQEIINRVLNNDVEIINYSLRPYSNGKIGFLGSHQKLCITTKQRNEKKTFFFFAKIIPYDVPDQADYIIAKGIFNKEVTFYKEIIPILYENYQGERWSPNCYKIKDNYLVFEDLQKEGYTMRNKLFNEELTTAALATIARMHAASLMAEDRLPMPLIKIYPNAFEEKAFIWTGQTKEWIDAGVKAAVEIAKNLGLDSSLIPIVSPKIMEAIQVSAKKSNVISHGDLWANNLMFNNDKPPKCLLIDFQLLRYCPLAHDVSQLLYLCTSRSFRETREKDMLKHYYKVLCETLKTHQFSGQCPSWSELLQGIEEQRLGSLITAMLYFPTVLMDESLSAQIMSDSNGYSEYVFRDRTNIVINNMKRDLEYNNRITETIEELIEIAKRLNELPVPC from the coding sequence ATGTCTAATAAACGAGTCCAAATTGTATCTAATCCTGATAttgaatttgaagaaaaattattattcaatcaGAACGTGTTCCATCGTTTGCTAACTGCAGAAGACattcaagaaataattaatcgtgttTTAAATAACGATGTCGAGATCATCAATTATTCTCTTCGACCATATTCCAATGGTAAAATTGGCTTCCTCGGTTCGCATCAAAAACTTTGTATTACGACGAAACAAAGGAATGAGAAGAaaacattcttcttttttgcgaAGATAATACCATATGATGTACCTGATCAAGCAGACTACATAATAGCAAAAGGTATTTTCAATAAGGAAGTAACGTtctacaaagaaataataccaatactatatgaaaattatcaaGGAGAACGTTGGTCTCCAAATtgttacaaaataaaagataattatttggTATTCGAGGatttacaaaaagaaggatataCAATGCGAAACAAACTCTTCAACGAGGAACTTACTACTGCAGCTTTGGCAACAATTGCACGGATGCATGCAGCGTCATTAATGGCAGAAGATCGTTTACCAATgcctttaattaaaatctatcCTAATGCGTTCGAGGAAAAAGCATTCATTTGGACAGGACAAACTAAAGAATGGATTGATGCAGGAGTTAAAGCAGCTGTTGAAATTGCTAAAAATCTTGGCCTTGATTCAAGCTTGATACCAATAGTTTCACCAAAAATTATGGAAGCTATTCAAGTTTCTGCAAAGAAATCAAACGTGATTAGTCATGGTGATCTTTGGGCTAACAACTTGATGTTTAATAATGACAAACCTCCGAAATGTTTGTTAATCGATTTTCAATTACTCAGATACTGTCCTTTAGCACACGATGTCTCTCAGCTACTCTATCTATGTACATCTCGTAGTTTTAGAGAAacacgagaaaaagatatgttgaaacattattataaagtTCTTTGTGAGACTTTAAAAACTCACCAGTTTTCTGGACAATGTCCTTCTTGGTCTGAATTACTTCAAGGAATAGAAGAACAACGTTTAGGTTCTTTGATAACAGCCATGTTATATTTTCCAACAGTTTTAATGGATGAAAGTCTTAGCGCTCAAATTATGAGCGATTCTAATGGCTATTCAGAATATGTTTTTCGTGATAGAACTAATATTGTGATCAATAATATGAAACGAGATTTAGAATACAATAATAGAATTACAGAAACAATTGAAGAGTTAATTGAAATCGCTAAACGTCTTAACGAGTTACCTGTACCatgttaa
- the LOC122635615 gene encoding single-stranded DNA-binding protein, mitochondrial: MFHKVISRVCNRTNQLNNTRFFSQKIEANSIEKTINQITLLGRVGGAPQERGTEKHPVVIFSLATHFNYKYENGEYLQKTDWHRICVFKPNLRESISNYMKKGQRVLVNGRLSYGEFKDDEGNTRISTAVIADEVIFFQY, encoded by the exons ATGTTTCATAAA gtTATATCACGTGTGTGTAATCGAACAAATCAATTAAACAATACAcgttttttttcacaaaaaattGAAGCGAATagtatagaaaaaa ctATTAATCAAATAACATTACTTGGAAGAGTTGGTGGAGCTCCACAAGAACGCGGAACTGAAAAACACCCTGTAGTGATTTTCTCTCTAGCAACtcatttcaattataaatatgaaaatg GTGAATATCTACAAAAAACAGATTGGCACAGGATATGTGTTTTTAAACCTAATCTTAGAGAAAGTATATCTAATTACATGAAGAAAGGACAACGTGTATTAGTAAATGGAAGATTAAGTTATGGCGAATTCAAAGATGATGAAGGAAATACAAGAATATCTACAGCCGTTATAGCAGATGAAGTCATCTTTTTccaatactaa